The genome window GATTCATACCACTAATGTACATCAATTATTCGAATTAATTACAATTTTCTCCACATTCGGGCCTTTAGCCTGTTAACGAGCGGACCGGCAAACGATACACGCGCTGACTTTAAGTCGGGCGTAATCACCGGATATGACTCAAACCTGAGCCCCTGATTCCTTATGAATTCATAAATTACGGAAAGCAACCCGCTGTACGTTTGGCGAAGCGTCGGTTGCTGTGTTTGCCGACTTTACTGAAAAAGCCGACTGAACCAACCCCAACCCAACCAGCGGGGACTTTAGTAGCCGTGTTTTAATCGAATCAATTGCCGCACGGACCTGTCAACTCATAAAAACGCCCAGCCCCATCGAAGCTGGGCGTTCCAAACCTCACTATGTGGTGCTAGCACATGGCCCCTTAACGTTCTTCTATCCGAAAAGCTTTGATATGTTAGCTAACGGCCATGTGTTCATCGAATTGATTTATCTGAAAGTATCATTTACTGAACGTTGATAAAACAGCTCGTAAGTCGAAACTACCGTATGATAAACAAGCGAAAAATTGGGCGATAATTTACCGGGCAAACCTAATTTATTTACCTTTATGATTAATTAGTAACAAAAATAGTAACATTTCCTATTTTATTGCCTATTATTTCTTTAAAAGAACTTGATATATACCATTTTTTCTATAAAATTAATTTAGTATTTATTGTAATATACTTTTACGGCTTTCTTATTACTTATCGATACTTTTAACACTAACAGTAAATATAATGAGCTGATAAACAGACTAGTATCTTACCAAATAAAAAGATAAAATAAAAAATTTACTATTCTCACTACATCGATAGTGACTTTGTTTATCACTTGCAGTCAAAATAGTACCTTTTTTACCAATAACGTTAAACAAAGTGAAACGAAGTCACTACGACTATCCAGTCCGGAAGGGTAGAGTTTGTCGGTCGACAGATTTGGCTTCTGTGTTGGTACGCTGGCAGAGAGCGGTGTCAACCTTCCAGTCTTTGTACGAAACGCTGTCACACACCATCGCAAAGCGCAGGCAGCAGGACTACACCGTTGCCTATTATGGTATCAGCTACAATCCCAGTCAACGCTCACTACAGGAACTGGAACAGGTTCGCACGGAGATGATACAGGAACTGAAACGGTTGCTCGACGACATGGCTGGATCGGGACACTCTTCTGAAAACGTTGACCAGGCCGCCGTCCGACGACTACAGAGTCATACCCTGCAACTTCAGAAACACGGGCAACGAATTCAGACCATTCTTGATCACCCTTAAAACGGGTTTACTCGTTCAGAAAACGATCCGCGTACAGTCGTTGCACTTTGTCTCTCGTCCGTTTCAGCCTCATTTCAACCGCGCTTTCCGAAAGGTTAACCTGCTGACTGATCGCCTGAATGGATAGCCCATGCTCGTGTTTCAGGCGCAATAGCGTTACCTCATCCTCAGGGAGTTCACCAAGAACGCTTTCCAGTATCCGCATACGTCCCTCCACAGTGTCGTGCAGATCGACTTCAGCAACGGAGTGCGTCAGGTCATCTGACAATAATTCGGTACTCAACCGTTTCCCCAATCGAATCTGATCCAGGCAATAGTGGTGGGCAACGGCGTATAACCACGTGGAAAAACTAGACTGATTCTGGAAGGTGTCCAGTTTGTTGAACACTTTAAGGAATATGTCCTGCGTGTAATCCTGAGCAACTTCGGAGTCTTTGGTAATAGACAGGCACTTTTGATAAACTTTGCTGACGTATCGACTGTAAAGGGCTTCAAAGCTATCAGCTGAATTCGTGTGCTGAAACGAACGAACAAGTTGCTCATCCGCTAATTTAATTTTTTTCATCACGTTTGATGTAGTGCTTACCAGTAGGTATAAGCTAGTTTACGATCAAGAAGCTACTATAGATTTATTATTGTAAACTAAAACTGACTATAATTTACCTATATTACCTATTCGTAGATTATCTGTTAAGCACTATTCGTAACCTGATCTACGATTTTATTGGATTATAGTATTACGATAGAAAAATGACAGTATAAATTATACAAATAGTGCAAGTAAAGAATAAAGTAATCTTTTTATTATAGGGTGTATTTTTTCTACAGATGCAGGTATACATCGACACAAAAATCTAAATGATATCAGGCCGATAAATTCAGTTAGGCCAAAAATAGGCGTAGGATTTGACCGATAGCAATAAGTGAGCCTACTCTTGCTCAAAAGAGTAGGCAGCCTATAACACGGGAAAGAGCTATACATTTACAACCGATCGGTTTTAGACGATAGGGGCATTACTACCAGTAAACGACTCGGTTTCAGGCGAACTCAAACTGTATCAAAGCGCGACGATCAGGCTTTCCCATTCCCGCTGTAACTGGCGGATCGAGTTTCTCATGGGCTCGCCGGTAAAGGCTTCGATCGGCAATGCCGTTCCTTTGCGGCCATCCGTCCTGAAACAGTTGACTGCTGTTAGCCGCCATCCTCGTTTTACCAGCTGGCTCAGTATTTCGCAACATGACTCTATGTCCAGGTCACCATAGCTCTGCTGTCTGTATTCACCAGACGAAGTAAATCCCTCAAAATCGACGATCACCATGTACCCGTTTAGTTAAGCGATAAATTGAGCTACGTAAATAGCTAGCCGGAAGCTGTAATTCACCAAATTTTATCCGTTGTTGTCCCTATTGATTGGTATTGGCCGGTTCCAGCAGATAACTACCAAAATCCATGCCACGTAATACAATACCATGATCTTACCTGCATAAATCGTACCTGTCCGGGAAATAGTGTTTCCCATTTGATATAAATTGACTTGAACGTTGGTTAGTTAATCCACCATTGTTAGTTTCCTGTTACATAACCGGACCGATGATCCTATTTATACGAAAATGACCACTCTAACGATTTTTAGGGTATAATTTATTAATTAAGAGGTATCGATCTACCCGTTATGAGCAGTCCTTTCTAGCCAGTGAAGCTTCTGTATACCTGCCCGTTGAAATTCCTACAGAGGCCTTACCCCAAACAAAATGGATGTAAATCCAGTCGTGAACAATCTGTTCAGTTTAACGCTTATATTTCGGAATAAATCTGCTTTTAGTTAATGACTGGCGATCAACAGCCCTTTGATTCAAACCTGGCCGCTGAAAATGAGCGACTGAAACGTGCTCTTCAAACAGCTGATATTGGCACCTGGGAATTCGATCCGATCAATCAGATTGTCCATTTGGATGATCGTTGTCAACAGCTTCTTGGGGTGTCGGTGCCGGCCGTCGTACCGTATCCGGAGGTGCTCCAGCACGTTCACCCGGACGATAGGGTAACGCTACAGGCTGCTATCAGTCAGGCGCTTCGTCCGGAGTGCGAGCCTCCATTCTCTATTCGATACCGGCTGGCGGAACCGGTTAATGGAGCGTGTTGGCTGCATAGTAAAGGGAAAGCGTACTTCGACCAGCAGAATCAACCGTATCGTCTCTCAGGAATCACGCAGGATGTTACGCACGAGATACAAACGCAGCAGCAGTTGCGGGACAGCGTCGAACGCTTCCGAAGTTTGATTGAGCAGGCACCCGTGGCCACGGCCCTGTTTGTTGGTAAAGACCTGGTTATCGAACTGGCCAATGAGCCGATTCTAACGCTTTGGGGCAAAGGGAATTCAGCGTTGGGGAAACCCCTGGCCGAAGCGCTGCCCGAACTGCGGGAACAACCCTTTCTGCAAATTCTGAACGACGTTTACACCTCTGGCATACCGTATCAGGCGGTTGCCGATAAGTGCGACTTACTGGTCGATGGCAAACTCAGAACGTTTTATTTCAATTTCACCTACAAGCCTCTCTTTGACAAACAGGGACTTGTGTATGCCATTATGAATATGGCGGTCGACGTTACGGATCAGGTGCTCGCCAGACAAAAGGTGGAAGCCAGTGAAGCCCGCTTACGCTCCGTCATTACGTCCGCTCCAGCCGCCATGGGTCTGTTCGTTGGCCGGGATTTAATCGTCGATATGCCGAACCAGGCGTTCATCGAGATTGTCGGCAAAGGCCCGGATATTGTGGGCAAGCCCCTCCGGGACGTTATGCCGGAACTGGATAGCCAGCCTTTTCTGCAGATCCTGGACGATGTCTTTACATCTGGGAAGACGTACAAAAGTTTTGGTACCCAGGTTAACATCGTGCAGCACGGGGTCATGACCCATAACTTTTACAATATTACCTACAGTCCGCTTTTTGATGCCAACGGAAAGGTATACGCGATTCTGGATATTGCGATCGACGTAACGGAACGCGTTATCGTTCAGCAACAAATCGAGGAGAGCCGGTTACAGTTGCTGAACTCGTTCGAGCAGTCGCCTGTCGCCATCGCGATCATTCGGGAGCCGGACTTAACCTTCCACATGGCTAACCCTTTTTACGGCGACCTGGTTGGCCGAACACCAGCCGAACTTGTTGGCAAACCCTTATTAGAGGCACTGCCTGAACTAGCGGGACAGGGTTTCGACCAGCTACTTCGCGAGGTGATTGCGACAGGGGTGCCTTTCACCGCCAAAGAGGTACCGGTAGACATTGTTCGTCACGATCAATTAGCGACGATTTTTGTTGACCTTACCTATCAACCTCAGTATGAATCGACCCAGGAAGTCGATGGCGACAAATCCGTTTCCGGCATTCTGGTCGTCGCAACGGATGTTACCGGGCAGGTTCATTCCCGGCGGGCGATCGAAGAAAGCGAAGTACGGTACCGGGCACTTTCTCTGGAACTGGAGCAGCAGGTCGAGTTGCGTACGCAGGAACTGGCCGCCAGCAATGAAGAGTTAGCGGCTATTAACGAAGAACTGATGGCGGCTAACGAGGAACTGGCCGAATCGAATCAGCTCTTTACCCGCTCCAACGAGAACCTTCAGCAGTTCGCCTACATTGCCTCCCACGATTTACAGGAACCCCTGCGCAAAGTGCAGTCGTTTGGTGACCTGCTCAAAAGTAAATACGGCGATCAGTTAGGCGATGGAATCGATTATCTGGAACGTATGCAGTCATCCGCCAACCGGATGTCGTTGTTCATCAAGGATTTACTATCTTTCTCCCGAATCTCCACCCGTCGGGATGCGACCGAACTGGTTTCGCTCACGGGGATTGTCGCTATCGTGCTGGCCGATCTTGAGCTGGTCATTAACGAAACGAATGCGATCATTGACATCGATACCCTGCCTGTTATTAAGGGGGACAAATCACAACTGGGTCAGTTGTTTCAGAACTTACTCTCAAACGCCCTGAAATTTCACCGGGATGGTGTGCAACCACGAATTCAGGTAACGGCTCGGGAGATGACCGCGAGTGACCTCCCTCCTACGGTGAAGCCGGCCCGCGCGGCTAAACAGTATCAGTGCATCACCATTTCGGACAATGGGATTGGCTTCGACGAAAAGTACCTGGACCGCATTTTCCAGATTTTCCAGCGGCTGCATAGTAAAAGTAATTATTCCGGCACGGGCATTGGGCTGGCTATTTGCGAAAAAGTAGTGACTAATCACGGCGGAGCTATCACGGCCAGCAGCCAACCTGGTCAGGGGGCCAGTTTTAGCGTTTATTTGCCTGTTTGAGCGCGAAAAACCTAGTAATTATCCATTCCTGCTGAGTTCTTAACCAATAAATTCTAAACACGAAAGCCCGGCGATTTGCCGGGCTTTCGTGTTTGCATGGGTCGACCTGCGGTTACTGCATGGCTACGACGCGGTTGACTTTCTGGACAGGCTGAGTCGACAGATTCAATTGCTTCCTGATGCTGCCCTCGTCTGACCTCACTTCCAGTTCATAGGCCCCGTCGGCCAGTTCATTGACATTTAATTTCACGGCATACTTGGCCTCCTTCTTGTTGATGCTCCTCTGGAAGACCACCTCTTTGTCGGCGTTCCGCAGCACGATTTGAACAGGCACCTCAGCAGCCTTAATAACCGACACACGGATCTGGTTGTCGATCGTAACGAATGCACTGGCACCAAATGGTAACTCCTTAGGCATAGTTGGATTGGCTAGCGTTGCTGCGCTCATCAGGATCGATACGGCCAATTTGCTCATTACTGTAATCATGGTAGTAGTTGTGTTTGGTAGTAACTGATTTGTGCTCTTGTCCGGTTGTTTACCCGTTCATTGTCTATAAGCCAAAGGATGTGCCAACAATAAAGCGTATTGATTATCAGAAACTTACGCACAACATGATTAATAATCCTGTCCGCTTGTGGACAACCTGTGTTCACAAGCGGACAAAAGCAGATGGGGAAGGATCAGCCAGAAGCGGGCGCGGGTACGCTTACCGTTCATCCCTAAAACTGGTGTTCATACAACAGCCAATCCACTCGGATTGGCTGTTGTACCGATCGCGAAAGCAGCGCGTAACACCGCTCACTATTCTCCTTCCCTTACGACAACGTTGATTGAACGGATTGGGACATTAGCTCAGGAGACGGCTTTTTTATCGCTACCAGCGTGAGCAGCGCGGCTAGAAACAGAGAGCCAGCCATGAACAGATAGGAAGCACCAAATCCACCGGATGTGCCATTCAGATAACCAACGATATAGGAACCGATGAACGATCCCAACGCACCAAAACTATTGATCAGAGCCATAGCCCCCCCGGCCACATTGCGGGGCAGCAGTTCCGGAATAATGGCAAAGAAGGGGCCATAGGGCGTATACATCGCACCACCCGCAATAATTAGCAGACCAAACGACAGCCAGAAATTTGACGCACCAACCAGATAAGACCCGTAAAAGGCGATGGCACCCAGCAACAAAAAAGGCCAGACAAAGGCTTTGCGGTTCAAGGTTTTGTCGGAGTAATAGGAAGCGGTCAACATACCAATAATAGCCAGTACATAGGGAACTGAAGACAACCAGCCGGTTTTGACGATGTTCATATTCGGCGCAGCATTCAGAATGGACGGCAGCCACATCACAAACCCGTAGACGCCAATACTCCACAACGCATACTGCAAACTGAGCAGGATGACAATTTTCGATTTGAACGCTTCACCGTAGTTTTTGACGGGTTTGATGCCCTGTTGTTCCCGCTGTAACTGATCATCCAGCGCCTGTTTTTCGGACGGGGTCAACCAACTGGCATCTTCGGGCTTATCATCGACCAGCCGCCACCAGAAAAAAGCCCAGATAATGGCCGGTAGCCCTTCCAGAATAAACATCCACCGCCAGCCTACCGCCTGAATCAGATAACCCGACAAAACAGACATCCAGAGGATTGTAGCCGGATTTCCCAGAATCAGAAACGTATTGGCCTGCGACCGTTCGGCCTTGGTAAACCAGCGACTCAGGAAGAGCAACATAGAGGGCATGACTGCACTCTCGACCACCCCAAGCAAAAAGCGGATAACAACCAGGGCACTAACATTGCTAATGATACCCGTTGCCATAGCCAGGCCACCCCAAAGAACTAAAGACCAGAAGATTAGCCGCTTGGCGCTCCTGTTTTCAGCATAGACCGCACCGGGTACCTGAAAGAAAAAATAGCCCAGAAAAAACAGAGACCCCAGCAGGGACGACATGGCCGGGGTAATGTGCAGGTCCGTCGCCATGCCACTGGCAGCTCCAAATCCAAAATTTGCCCTGTCCAGGTAAGCCAGACTATACGTAATAAAGGCGATTGGTAACAATCGGTACCACCGTGATTTAGCCATTGTATTTTCCAGTTATAATTAGCTTCCTTTGTAGGGCAGCCGCCGTTTCAGTAATCGCGCAGGCACCGTCAATAAAGGAAGTAGCAGGGGTACCTCTACTGAACAGAACGGCCAGGGGTTTATGGTAACCAGCATCGGCGACCGGCCAACCCGCGCAGTCAGGTACTGGCTGGTGCTAAAATCAAGCCGAACAGCTCGGTAACGCTTCGTTGGCAAGATTATTGATATTAGTATTTACATACAATTAGTTTACGCATGACCATATGTGTAGATTTAATTTATGAGCAATACGATCAACTGCTATCCTTGAGTAAAAGGAAATCGTTTTTGCAGAAAGCGTATCAATAAAATAAAGAAGTCATTTCTGATTATGAGCGATTTAATACTGGATAGCAGCTCGACAAGTACCGTTTCATTAAACAGCAAGGACAGCCGGTCCTTTGTTGAGCTATGTACTTATTATCTAATCAGGGTGTGTGTGCTCATGCTGGCCATCGTTCTGTCTACCTGGCTCACCAACATCACCTACACGGTAACGCATAGCTTTGTGATCTCGATCAGCATGGGCGGGATCGGTTTTTGGCTGGTTTGCAGCTTTTTACTGAAAGAGCGAATAGAGACGCTACCGGGAAGTACAGCAAGCAGCATCGGTCAGGAGCAAGCTCGTCCGGCAGTTAGTAAGCGTTACTTTACGAGCCCAATCGTGGACGAGCGGGTTTACTATTGTCAGGGTCAACTGTCTTCAAGTCAGATCGTATCGCTTACCCTGCTCTACTGCGGCTCATTTACGGAGGAGGCCCAGGAATTTTATCGGTCATCCAAAGCCACTAGTCTGGATACATTCTCCATTGGTAACGCCCCTGAATACATCAGCGTTTACGGCCTCATCGACAGTAAAGGCAGCCGCTATATGTTTCTGGAAGTTTTTACGGGCGCATCCAGTTTAGAACGGGGTTATTTTCAACAGGTTGACCAATGGCCTAGCTTTGGCATACATCCACTTGTTTAATTCCTACGCTTTATGACGAGTACGTGATTTGCGGCCACCCTCTGGTTGCATCGTACAATTCATAGCAGGGCTATTAACCGGAGTCTAGGCCACGGTTTGACGTACGACTAGCCGAAGC of Spirosoma agri contains these proteins:
- a CDS encoding RNA polymerase sigma factor, translated to MKKIKLADEQLVRSFQHTNSADSFEALYSRYVSKVYQKCLSITKDSEVAQDYTQDIFLKVFNKLDTFQNQSSFSTWLYAVAHHYCLDQIRLGKRLSTELLSDDLTHSVAEVDLHDTVEGRMRILESVLGELPEDEVTLLRLKHEHGLSIQAISQQVNLSESAVEMRLKRTRDKVQRLYADRFLNE
- a CDS encoding MFS transporter — its product is MAKSRWYRLLPIAFITYSLAYLDRANFGFGAASGMATDLHITPAMSSLLGSLFFLGYFFFQVPGAVYAENRSAKRLIFWSLVLWGGLAMATGIISNVSALVVIRFLLGVVESAVMPSMLLFLSRWFTKAERSQANTFLILGNPATILWMSVLSGYLIQAVGWRWMFILEGLPAIIWAFFWWRLVDDKPEDASWLTPSEKQALDDQLQREQQGIKPVKNYGEAFKSKIVILLSLQYALWSIGVYGFVMWLPSILNAAPNMNIVKTGWLSSVPYVLAIIGMLTASYYSDKTLNRKAFVWPFLLLGAIAFYGSYLVGASNFWLSFGLLIIAGGAMYTPYGPFFAIIPELLPRNVAGGAMALINSFGALGSFIGSYIVGYLNGTSGGFGASYLFMAGSLFLAALLTLVAIKKPSPELMSQSVQSTLS
- a CDS encoding PAS domain-containing sensor histidine kinase, giving the protein MTGDQQPFDSNLAAENERLKRALQTADIGTWEFDPINQIVHLDDRCQQLLGVSVPAVVPYPEVLQHVHPDDRVTLQAAISQALRPECEPPFSIRYRLAEPVNGACWLHSKGKAYFDQQNQPYRLSGITQDVTHEIQTQQQLRDSVERFRSLIEQAPVATALFVGKDLVIELANEPILTLWGKGNSALGKPLAEALPELREQPFLQILNDVYTSGIPYQAVADKCDLLVDGKLRTFYFNFTYKPLFDKQGLVYAIMNMAVDVTDQVLARQKVEASEARLRSVITSAPAAMGLFVGRDLIVDMPNQAFIEIVGKGPDIVGKPLRDVMPELDSQPFLQILDDVFTSGKTYKSFGTQVNIVQHGVMTHNFYNITYSPLFDANGKVYAILDIAIDVTERVIVQQQIEESRLQLLNSFEQSPVAIAIIREPDLTFHMANPFYGDLVGRTPAELVGKPLLEALPELAGQGFDQLLREVIATGVPFTAKEVPVDIVRHDQLATIFVDLTYQPQYESTQEVDGDKSVSGILVVATDVTGQVHSRRAIEESEVRYRALSLELEQQVELRTQELAASNEELAAINEELMAANEELAESNQLFTRSNENLQQFAYIASHDLQEPLRKVQSFGDLLKSKYGDQLGDGIDYLERMQSSANRMSLFIKDLLSFSRISTRRDATELVSLTGIVAIVLADLELVINETNAIIDIDTLPVIKGDKSQLGQLFQNLLSNALKFHRDGVQPRIQVTAREMTASDLPPTVKPARAAKQYQCITISDNGIGFDEKYLDRIFQIFQRLHSKSNYSGTGIGLAICEKVVTNHGGAITASSQPGQGASFSVYLPV